The Streptomyces sp. NBC_00162 sequence GGATCGGCGAGCATCGACTGGCAGATGCCCAGGCTCCAGATCCTCCGCACCATCGGGTCGTCCTTGCCCTGCTCCCACAGCCGCTGGAGATCCGGGACGCTGGAGACGTACACCTGGGTGGAGGCGGACGAGGCCCGCAGCCCCGCGAGGGCCTCCTCGAAACCGGACCGGAACTCCGCCACCGGCGTCATCGACGAAGCCGTGGGCCGGCAGGCGTCGTTCGAGCCCACCATGACCGTGACCAGGTCAGGCTTGTGTGCGACCGCCTGGGACAGCTGCCCCGGCAGGTCCGCCATCCGCGAGCCGGTCACCGCGAGGTTCCAGCTGCGGGCGGGCGCCTCGGCCTCCCCCAGCAGTCGCGCGGCCAGCGAGCGGACCGTCGGATCGTTCCCGGTGGCCCAGGAGACCTCCGGGCAGTCGGCGAGGACCGAACAGGCGTCGAAACCACGGGTGATGGAG is a genomic window containing:
- a CDS encoding SGNH/GDSL hydrolase family protein produces the protein MRTTAPRRRARRTLAGAGAAVALLAGALTGCGPGDSGDEGERGAQAGPRWNTAPASIAAVGDSITRGFDACSVLADCPEVSWATGNDPTVRSLAARLLGEAEAPARSWNLAVTGSRMADLPGQLSQAVAHKPDLVTVMVGSNDACRPTASSMTPVAEFRSGFEEALAGLRASSASTQVYVSSVPDLQRLWEQGKDDPMVRRIWSLGICQSMLADPLAAGSGAKTRREQVRARVVEYNEVLREVCAKDALCRYDGGAVFQYPFSADQLSRWDWFHPGKDGQARLAELAHRQVTAAQPPR